One genomic segment of Plasmodium cynomolgi strain B DNA, chromosome 14, whole genome shotgun sequence includes these proteins:
- a CDS encoding hypothetical protein (putative), with protein MSLLKLIYVIVMPLGITLLLSCLMKIRFLVRFSYSFCRKQIGDSPIRIVSLILLLNFMLFITESYKLKYGVNKMYNPKEAIPGLSDEYYKIYKWRHERNWWIGLSNLCIWLMLWRSTGIINNYVKYLENRKTQMGLL; from the coding sequence ATGTCCCTTCTCAAGCTAATATACGTAATAGTGATGCCGCTGGGCATAACGCTCCTTTTGTCCTGCCTGATGAAAATAAGATTCCTCGTACGGTTCAGTTACTCATTTTGTCGCAAACAAATTGGGGACAGCCCGATCAGAATCGTCTCCCTAATTTTACTCCTaaattttatgcttttcATCACGGAATCGTATAAATTGAAATATGGCgtgaacaaaatgtataACCCGAAGGAGGCCATACCTGGGCTGTCAGATGAGTActacaaaatttacaaatggaGACACGAGCGGAACTGGTGGATTGGCCtttcaaatttgtgcatATGGTTAATGTTGTGGAGGTCAACGGGGATAATTAATAACTACGTTAAGTACTTGGAGAACAGGAAAACGCAGATGGGCCTTTTG
- a CDS encoding hypothetical protein (putative), with protein MKRIAELYAYSVDKSTTIFNLRKKEEIARKKKSEMNWLDKLCSEYEKTKKDTFDYFTVKKSEWKNKLNNSKLSSCFKCENSKYGHLPWYKKLFYILKGHVYKLLNIADEEKNADGGRNDEGGRYEDGGRYENGGRYEEGEFPSISPQPSQQERTITREFVSYENFDYKRVQKTKNAEDSLFNKYKERFRKARDPEAYLSERSQSELVKRNISSNGLIAVRSNQSIVEEGASPELCAANSLAREAARGEVEAEVEAKADADTANQTIDTGEADGNTKNFLHVEDSPKFNIKNTWEKLSGYIS; from the coding sequence ATGAAGCGAATAGCCGAGCTCTACGCCTACTCCGTGGACAAATCCACAACAATTTTCAACCtgaggaaaaaggaggaaattgccaggaagaaaaagagcgAAATGAATTGGCTGGACAAACTGTGCTcagaatatgaaaaaacaaaaaaggacacatTTGATTATTTCACCGTTAAAAAAAgcgaatggaaaaataaactgaACAACTCGAAATTATCTTCCTGCTTTAAGTGTGAGAACTCGAAGTATGGACACCTCCCCTGGTACAAAAAGTTGTTCTACATATTAAAAGGGCATGTCTACAAACTGTTGAACATTGccgatgaggaaaaaaacgcggACGGAGGGAGAAACGACGAGGGAGGGAGATACGAAGATGGAGGAAGATACgaaaatggaggaagatACGAAGAGGGAGAGTTCCCTAGCATTAGTCCCCAACCCAGTCAGCAAGAAAGAACAATAACCCGAGAGTTCGTTAGCTACGAAAATTTCGACTACAAACGTGTGCAGAAGACAAAGAATGCGGAGGATTCGCTGTTTAATAAGTATAAGGAAAGGTTCAGAAAGGCACGGGATCCTGAGGCCTACTTAAGCGAGCGCAGCCAGTCCGAATTGGTCAAGAGGAATATTTCTTCGAATGGCCTCATAGCCGTGCGTAGCAATCAGAGTATAGTGGAGGAGGGCGCGAGCCCCGAGCTGTGCGCTGCAAATTCGCTCGCGCGGGAGGCGGCAAGGGGAGAAGTAGAAGCCGAAGTTGAAGCGAAAGCAGACGCGGACACGGCCAACCAAACCATCGACACGGGAGAAGCTGACGGCAACACGAAGAACTTTCTCCACGTGGAGGACTCCCCTAagtttaatataaaaaacacGTGGGAGAAACTGAGCGGGTACATTTCGTAG